The Polyodon spathula isolate WHYD16114869_AA chromosome 37, ASM1765450v1, whole genome shotgun sequence genome includes the window CTGGAACAGGTACTGCGCAAGCCGATCGCTTTATTAAAATCGGGGAAGTACGTAATTAAATTCGAGAGCCTAGTGCAGCTCTAGGCACATGTGCTATATTTATTTAAGATAGTGCACCTGCGATTAAACAGTCTAGAAGAAGCAAGCATTAGTGCGAGATAAGTGTGTCATATATGTTTAGTGCCATCACGCTTCTCAGTCTAAAAGCAAATACAACtagagtgagtagtttttcaaagCTCAAAAACAGGGACACATTGTCAAATAATTGCTAAGACTAATGAAATAGTTTGCCAtgtaatggttatttaaataaccatCCTCTCACGCTTAGgattatctgtttgtttgttaagcaTCTAATTTTTGGCAAATTAGTCTAACTGGCCATGTACGTATTGTTACTTCTATatctcatttattattattattattattattattattattattattattattattattattatttagtattagtattattattattaatatttatgtagATCGCCGTTAAATATACATTTGcgttttggcatttttctttctttttgttttttacttattGCGTCTGATGTCTAATATTTTTTGACGTTGTTGGTGTGGTTTAAGGATTCTGATGCTTGCAACCTCTCCCTGTCCTAAATCGCGCCAGACCTGTGTTAATCAAGtcataaaaaataatgttcttgattaatATAGTAGGCCCTACCTTTTTTTCGTTTTCCCTGCAGGTGCCATGAACTAAGTTATATAGGAAGCAGTTGTTTacgttatttttatatttttatatatatatatattatattatatatatatatagatatctatatatatatatataatacggcGCGCGCTACAGGAAGTGTCTGAAAACCGGGACATTATCAAGATTTTGAGAAAAATTGTCGGGACACCGGGACTTTCGATGGAAAACATTGATACCAAATACCAAACAACTGAGCAGACCATTGTAATGATGCTAAACTGCGGTTACAATGTAATCAGTATATTTTAGTGTTGTTAGACTGCACTCAACAGTGACATTAAACTAAGCAGGTAAAAGAGGGAGACTCTGTCTATCTAGTCGTGCTAAACCAGTTACCGCAGAATGTGATTCTAGTCTATTAATACAAACTACTACACAATTCTGGAGAAATGAAGTTCCAAACAACGTGATTCTGGTAAAGTGATCTTAAAACACAGAAGCATGGAGGTCAGTGTAATTTAGTTAGGTGTGAGTGTGACACCTAGCGATCATAACCGGTACCACAGCTAAAGTTCTGATGCGTCTTCATCCTGGCTTCACTGTCATCCCAATGCGATCAAGTGCAAGAGATGCTCAAGTACCAGATTGcataagtgttaaaaaaataaataaatacattaaaaaaatcctCAGAAAATGTTTGTTAGCCTAagccacattatatatatatatatatatatatatatatatatatatatatatatgatcacaTTTGTATCGTTAATGTGCATTTTCTTAATTTCTTAGTTTAACTGGttctgtttcttattttgttttttatttttaattggtagTTGCTCATTTTCACTGACTGCTCCAGGTGTCTTCATCTACTGTATTTCCAGCAAGACGAAGTAACGCTGAACCCAACGTGGCAGATCATCGTGTATGTGTGATGTGTCATTGGAGTTGAGTGAAAGCCAGACAGGAATGAGATCCACTGAATTCTGGagcatgtaattaaaaaaaaaaacaagacgtTACTCATTGCAAGAACACTCAACACTTGCAATATAAATAGATATTGGGGAGTTATTCCATTAGCTATAACCCCTTCAGCTCCTGCTGTATACTGTAACCATGAGTAAATAAATGCACACTCACAATTTAAGAtgtctttaaaaacagttttattttctgcagcATACAttaaacagtaatatatataatctttatatagcagaccaccatcactttgcaagatatgagactaggatgtgtgaaatagcaacaatgtctcacctgaaagacagagaacaagggggttgagtgacttgctcagagtcacccAACAAgcaagctgggatttgaaccggggacctcttggttataagactgtttctttaaccactggaccacatagtcTTCTTATATATAGTAATTGCACATAATGATGGTTCAGGAAGTCCATACACAATCCAgtaggggtaaaaaaaaaaagtttaaaatagttATAATAATTCTTTGCACAAGTGGGCATCTCTGGTTAAAATATTGCTTCCTGAGGACCTTATTatgggttttaattgttttaatttataattaaggacatggttgCAACAAAGCCTTGTGCTGGATGTGCAGAGGGCATTTAATCCAGCTATGCACGTTTCTGTAAGGCAGGGGAGCACAAGTCTTGGTTTCGAGTATGTTCTAAATTGTTTGTGTGAACCAATCAAAACTCAAGATTTCAACGTAATATTGGAGTAACAGagctcagaatgattgcaaacccCAATCACAAAACACTGTTTCTGAGGAATCAATCACCCGCCTCTTTTTGTGCAGAACGGAACAGCTTTTCGATTGACGGAAGACCATCTCTCTTTCACCCAAAACCAGGACTGTCGAAAACTGTGCTCCAGAGAAGACAACAGAAAGAAGAAGACAATGGGCTCCAGAAAGGCATTGCAGGTGCTGGTCAGGAGAGCCTCTCTCCTCCACCACACGTGCTGGTGCTGGATGAAGCCAACCACATGGGAGATGCTATATGGTGCAAAACAGGCCACAAATATGAGCAGAGTGGACACGGCTACTCTAATAACCCTGCTTTTGCGTGCTGGATGCAGGCTGGATCTCAGCATCAACACCACACAACTCAGGTAACAGAAAGCTGTGACCAACAAGGGGACAAAGAAGAGAACCACAGCCATCTCCAAGCGCAGGGGGACAAGGAAATCCAGTTGCTCCTGTGTGAAGTTGTCAAAGAAGGTGGAGATGTTGTTATCGGAAGGAGAGACAAAATACTGGCCCCCATTTCTTTCAGTGATGAACACCAAAGCCACATGACTCAAAACAATAGTCCAGAGGACCAAACAGACCAGCCAGGAGTTCCTGATGTTTTTGTAAAGCTTGTAGTGGATTGGAAAGGCAATACTCAGGAAGCGACCTCCACTGATTGCTGTTAGGAACAATGTGCTGGCATAGATGGTGCTGAAGTGGAAGAAGTTGTAAAGCAGGCAGAGAAAGTTTGGAAAGGTCCACTGCTTCCTAAAGGTCTCCAGGGTCTTAATGGGCAGCCAAGCGATGAACACCAAGTTGGCTAAGCACAGGTTGATCATGTAGACCTCATTAGGGGTTGCTCTTTGATTTCTGGCATTCTTGATGGACACTATAAGGGCCAACACATTGGATGGTAGCCCTAATATCTTTGTAATTGTGTAGACGGTCAATGAGAGCTTTTCCAGGTATGCTTGCCGAAGTTCTTCTTCCATAGTCATCCCAAGTAATCCCGCagacacacacttttaaatgaCCTGTacaagagaaaaaacaaagatCTTGGGAAATGTTCTGTACTCCTTATCGTTGTCCCAGTCAAAGCACTTTAAACAAAGTCCTGCGATTtattttcaaatcctttttttaagtagccatactactactactactactactactataaaataataataataataataataataataataataataataataataataataataataataacaaacaaaaatgcataatccttaatttatcatattttcaaAGAATCCAGCCTGCACTGTGATGTCAATTGCAGAATATAATCCATTCACCTTGTGTTAGCCAAACTCCCTTGGTCAAGCAAAGCACtgattttaaaatcacttttctgTTAACATGTCTGTAACCCAACCTG containing:
- the LOC121304168 gene encoding free fatty acid receptor 3-like; this translates as MTMEEELRQAYLEKLSLTVYTITKILGLPSNVLALIVSIKNARNQRATPNEVYMINLCLANLVFIAWLPIKTLETFRKQWTFPNFLCLLYNFFHFSTIYASTLFLTAISGGRFLSIAFPIHYKLYKNIRNSWLVCLVLWTIVLSHVALVFITERNGGQYFVSPSDNNISTFFDNFTQEQLDFLVPLRLEMAVVLFFVPLLVTAFCYLSCVVLMLRSSLHPARKSRVIRVAVSTLLIFVACFAPYSISHVVGFIQHQHVWWRREALLTSTCNAFLEPIVFFFLLSSLEHSFRQSWFWVKERWSSVNRKAVPFCTKRGG